aaacaaaagttCTACCATGAAAGATTCTGTGCATTCACAAacactttcattttctaaGTGAGAATTGAACCAAGAACGTTTAAGATAGTAATTGATACTTTATCCGGAGAATTATACTCGGAATGACACTTCATGAATTTTTCATTACAGGATAGATTTACAAACCACGTGTATGAATTAGGTTGAACcttcttttaaaaactctATACTCCTCCTGCATAATGATAACTTGAAGACAAAGGCTGCCTAACATGATGATACCTTCATGACAAAGGATGATTCCCTCACCAAAAATCAACACGTCAAAAGAAATATTCCACAAGTGTGtgaaagataaattttacaaaacaaagttAACGAAAAAATAGCGGTCAAAGTCTAAATTATCTTGAACTGCTTCCTACTTACATTTGAGTTCATACATGCCATCATGTTTTCAATACAAGATTTCTTCAAACATCACATAATCTATCACACTTCTTGAACAAATTATCGTCCAATAGAATAGCAATATCGAATCATAAAATTCGAAGCACGAACAAAACATAGCGATCAACAGCAGGCAACACATACCCATGAGTTTATGATAATCAGTAAAGATAACAGACCCATGTAAGATTCTAAAGAACACAAAACggataaagaaaaagagatgcAAATAACAATCAGAAGCTGGAGGGGCGGCTGAGAATATACCTCAAGAATCCGTTTCCAGGAGCCAAGAGAAGTGGCCAAAGCATTATCCTGACATGAGTGGATAGTCTTAAATTGATCGATGTCGAGCTTCTTGTTGATAAACCCAACTTGGAAGTAGATATTATCAGAAGGCGGCAAATCAACTCTGATTTCCTTCACATCGAACCAGAGAAACAACTTCTGAACCTCGATACCGTCGAGATCAGTGATGGACCCATATTCGAGCTTCCCAGTAATGGTTTTATGGTAATAAACCAAGTAATCGAAATGGATGTAACAAGGTTTGGCCAAATGAACGACAAATTGACCATCAGAGGAGAGAGTGTAGTCGAGGACGGAGTCAGGTAAAAGGCCACTGGGAAGGCCATATTTGGGGAGAACATCATAGACAGTGGGAGCATCAGATCCTGCTGCAGAAAGCGAAGGAATAGAGGTCAAGAAGACGAAGAAGGTGAAAAAGATTAGACCCAGATGAGATCCCGCCATGGATGGAAACTGGGATTTGGAAGGTTGATGGTTCTTTCTCAAAAAATGAGCACTTTCAGTTGGTGAAGCAATTGATTGAGGAAAAGGAacagaaaaatgagaaatggcGGTGATGGGTGATGGAAATTTGGAGGGTTAGATTTGGAAATGGTTAGTTTTGATTGTTGATTTGTCGTTGAAGAAGATTTGACAAATGTAAATCACCCTTATCTTTCTCACCTTCCCCTTCTCCGCTGTAGTTCATTGGTCGCGTTTCCCGTTTGAAACCCAAAAAAATCTCTCTTTACCCCTAACATTTATCACCATCATCATCTTTATCATTACtatcatcatctttttatGGATCTTCCCAAAAATTTAGCTTTCGCTGGAGACGACTTTGATACATCATTTACATtctgttttatgttttagattTGGTGTAATCTTCAAACTTTTGTTtagaaaagttgtttttggATTCTGTTATATAAATTCTACaaagttttcaatttaaaattatattaaaacataattaatacTATTTTCATACTCTTGTTCTTAACAAACTCTATTCACAATGAACTTGATGCAA
This is a stretch of genomic DNA from Cucumis sativus cultivar 9930 chromosome 4, Cucumber_9930_V3, whole genome shotgun sequence. It encodes these proteins:
- the LOC101215998 gene encoding uncharacterized protein LOC101215998, encoding MAGSHLGLIFFTFFVFLTSIPSLSAAGSDAPTVYDVLPKYGLPSGLLPDSVLDYTLSSDGQFVVHLAKPCYIHFDYLVYYHKTITGKLEYGSITDLDGIEVQKLFLWFDVKEIRVDLPPSDNIYFQVGFINKKLDIDQFKTIHSCQDNALATSLGSWKRILELPPPIGDIQMLITE